From a single Acidobacteriota bacterium genomic region:
- a CDS encoding NTP transferase domain-containing protein, whose translation MKTVILCGGRGTRLNELGKAVPKALVEIGGRPIIWHLMRLYSAHGFHDFSLCLGHLGDKIRSYFGSQDGNAGNVNFPVDGTETWNVSLYDTGEDTNTGGRIAKIADTLGSEERFFVTYGDGLADVDTGGLLEFHKGHGKLATMTTIHPRSPFGIVELDGNGAVSSFREKPQLDVWINGGFFVFERKVLDLLVGDPVLEEGPLETLAAEGELMAYRHTGFWKCMDTYKDSLEFNALWVADAPWKIW comes from the coding sequence ATGAAGACGGTAATCTTATGCGGCGGCCGGGGCACGCGGCTCAACGAACTCGGGAAGGCGGTGCCAAAGGCTCTAGTCGAGATCGGTGGTCGGCCAATCATTTGGCATCTGATGCGACTCTATTCCGCTCACGGATTTCACGACTTCTCGCTTTGTCTCGGCCACTTGGGCGACAAGATCCGCAGCTATTTTGGTTCTCAAGACGGGAATGCCGGCAATGTCAATTTTCCAGTCGACGGAACTGAGACATGGAATGTTTCACTCTACGATACCGGCGAAGACACTAACACCGGCGGACGGATCGCGAAGATCGCCGATACGCTCGGAAGCGAAGAGCGCTTTTTCGTGACCTACGGTGACGGGCTTGCCGATGTTGATACAGGCGGTCTTTTGGAGTTCCACAAAGGCCACGGAAAGCTAGCGACGATGACCACAATTCATCCGCGATCGCCATTTGGGATTGTCGAACTCGACGGCAACGGTGCCGTTAGTTCATTTCGAGAAAAGCCGCAACTTGATGTCTGGATCAATGGCGGTTTCTTTGTTTTCGAACGCAAAGTGCTTGATCTGCTCGTAGGCGATCCGGTGCTCGAAGAAGGGCCTCTTGAGACACTCGCAGCCGAGGGTGAGTTGATGGCATATCGCCATACGGGCTTTTGGAAGTGTATGGACACCTACAAAGACAGCCTTGAATTCAACGCCCTTTGGGTGGCGGATGCTCCTTGGAAAATCTGGTAG
- a CDS encoding NAD-dependent epimerase/dehydratase family protein: MESSFWKDRRVFVTGGTGFVGANLVNTLKQLGASVICLRRDHITPSSLDALGIGESVSFVDGSVEDHDLIERVLNENDVDTVFHLAAQAIVGSANRSPLSTFETNIRGTYMLLEACRRSPLVTRVVVASSDKAYGDQTELPYTEDLKLNARYPYDVSKACTDMISASFAATYGLPVAVSRSANIYGPADLNLSRIIPGTIISVLKGEDPIVRSDGTPVREFIYVDDVVSGYLALAENIEAASGQAFNFGTNAPVRIIDLVSTIIEACGASDTVSPNVLLKEKIKNEIDAQYLSGDKMRDVTGWSAAVSLEEGIVRTVDWYRAKLELWKLTLLRPG, translated from the coding sequence ATGGAAAGTTCTTTTTGGAAAGACAGACGTGTTTTCGTTACCGGTGGAACCGGCTTTGTTGGTGCAAATCTAGTCAATACGCTGAAGCAACTTGGGGCTTCCGTAATCTGCCTACGCCGCGACCATATTACGCCGAGTTCACTTGATGCGCTCGGCATTGGCGAAAGCGTTTCGTTTGTCGATGGTTCCGTCGAGGACCACGACCTGATCGAACGAGTTCTCAACGAAAATGATGTCGATACGGTCTTTCATCTTGCCGCCCAAGCGATCGTCGGTTCGGCAAACCGCTCGCCGCTTTCGACCTTTGAAACGAACATCCGTGGTACTTATATGCTGCTAGAGGCCTGCCGCCGCTCGCCGCTTGTCACGCGGGTTGTCGTCGCTTCGAGCGATAAGGCCTATGGCGATCAAACCGAACTCCCCTACACCGAAGACCTTAAGCTCAACGCTCGCTATCCGTATGACGTCTCAAAAGCTTGCACGGACATGATCTCGGCCTCGTTCGCGGCGACCTATGGCCTTCCGGTCGCGGTTTCGCGTTCGGCAAATATCTACGGGCCGGCGGATCTCAATCTATCGCGGATCATTCCCGGCACGATCATTTCCGTCCTGAAGGGCGAGGACCCCATCGTCCGCAGCGATGGTACGCCCGTTCGCGAGTTCATTTACGTTGATGATGTCGTTAGCGGGTACCTCGCCCTCGCAGAAAATATTGAAGCCGCGAGCGGGCAAGCCTTCAATTTCGGCACAAATGCTCCCGTCCGGATCATTGATCTGGTTAGCACGATCATCGAAGCGTGTGGGGCCTCAGACACCGTCTCTCCAAACGTCCTCCTAAAGGAAAAGATCAAGAACGAGATCGATGCCCAGTATCTTTCCGGCGATAAGATGCGGGACGTCACAGGGTGGTCAGCAGCGGTGTCTCTCGAGGAAGGAATAGTTCGAACCGTCGATTGGTATCGTGCTAAACTCGAATTGTGGAAATTAACCTTGCTTCGCCCGGGCTAA
- a CDS encoding VWA domain-containing protein — translation MLYTVFRLPILLCIISALSVVAAFGQDEDEPLTIDSDLVVLNVSIRDSRGLHVSGLKQNVFSIFEDDVKQPISFFTTEETPFAAVILLDSSGSMGTNISLARSAAIRFLDGIRAEDHVAIYRFDSRVHMVQDFSNSRDVNERIFDVKADGMTVLYDAVYKASEELSKRPEKRRAIIVLSDGADTQSGRSAARALKAASAANAAIYTVDMTPSGSASTGRQQARAVLKDFAEKTGGTFVEKPGGADLRSAFEAIVAELGVQYTLGYAPLNEKKDGKWRSIELRIARPNLTIRTRDGYYAVK, via the coding sequence ATGCTGTACACAGTATTCCGTCTTCCGATTCTGCTCTGCATTATTTCCGCATTATCCGTGGTAGCGGCATTTGGGCAGGACGAAGACGAACCGCTCACCATCGACTCTGATCTTGTTGTCCTCAACGTTTCGATCCGCGATAGCCGCGGCCTCCACGTCTCCGGCCTAAAGCAAAATGTATTCTCGATCTTTGAGGATGACGTAAAGCAGCCGATCTCCTTTTTCACAACCGAAGAAACTCCGTTCGCCGCCGTCATTCTGCTCGACAGCAGCGGAAGCATGGGAACAAACATCAGCCTCGCTCGCTCGGCGGCTATTCGCTTCCTTGATGGCATTCGGGCCGAAGATCACGTGGCGATCTATCGGTTCGATTCGCGAGTCCACATGGTCCAGGATTTTTCGAATAGCCGCGATGTAAATGAACGAATTTTCGATGTAAAGGCCGACGGTATGACCGTTCTTTACGATGCTGTGTATAAAGCTTCGGAGGAGTTAAGCAAGCGTCCTGAGAAACGCCGGGCGATAATCGTGCTTTCAGATGGTGCGGATACGCAGAGTGGCCGTTCGGCCGCTCGAGCCCTAAAGGCCGCGTCTGCTGCGAATGCAGCGATCTACACGGTTGATATGACGCCAAGCGGATCTGCCTCGACCGGACGCCAACAGGCTCGTGCGGTCCTCAAAGATTTTGCCGAAAAAACGGGCGGGACCTTCGTTGAAAAGCCGGGCGGAGCTGATCTTCGTAGCGCGTTCGAGGCGATCGTTGCTGAACTTGGCGTTCAATACACACTCGGCTACGCACCTCTGAACGAAAAAAAGGACGGAAAGTGGCGTTCAATAGAATTGCGGATCGCAAGGCCAAACCTCACGATCCGCACTCGTGACGGTTACTACGCCGTGAAATAG
- the gap gene encoding type I glyceraldehyde-3-phosphate dehydrogenase codes for MGIKVGINGFGRIGRNVLRTCLGDKDIDFVAVNDLTDTKTLAHLLKYDSVMGNLDNDIKAEGDTITVDGDSFKVFSEKDPAAIDWDSVGAEVIIEATGRFTKAEDAGKHIRGSVKKVIISAPAKGEDVTIVLGVNEEMYDAASHHIISNASCTTNCLAPVAQVIHEKFGIKNALMNTIHSYTNDQQLLDLPHKDLRRARAAALSMIPTSTGAAKAVALVIPELKGKFDGISVRVPTPNVSLVDVVMNVEKETSTEEVNQVLKDAANGELKGILAFSEEPLVSIDFRGNPNSSIVDAENTKVIGGTCIKVLSWYDNEWGYSCRVRDLVKYIAAKGL; via the coding sequence ATGGGTATCAAAGTTGGGATCAACGGATTTGGCCGCATCGGCCGCAACGTACTGAGGACTTGTTTAGGCGACAAAGACATTGATTTTGTTGCCGTTAATGACCTTACCGATACTAAAACACTTGCCCACCTGCTCAAGTATGACTCAGTAATGGGCAATCTTGATAATGACATTAAGGCCGAAGGTGACACGATAACGGTGGACGGCGATTCGTTCAAGGTGTTTTCGGAAAAAGACCCGGCGGCTATCGACTGGGATTCGGTCGGAGCAGAGGTCATCATCGAAGCGACCGGCCGGTTTACCAAGGCCGAGGACGCCGGAAAGCACATTCGCGGATCGGTAAAGAAGGTCATAATCTCGGCACCCGCAAAGGGCGAAGACGTTACGATCGTGCTCGGTGTTAATGAAGAGATGTATGACGCTGCGAGCCACCACATCATCTCTAACGCCTCCTGCACGACCAATTGCCTTGCACCCGTCGCGCAGGTAATCCACGAAAAGTTTGGTATTAAAAATGCGCTGATGAATACGATTCACAGCTATACAAACGACCAGCAACTTCTCGATCTGCCGCACAAAGATCTCCGTCGTGCACGCGCCGCGGCGCTTTCGATGATCCCGACCTCGACGGGTGCGGCGAAGGCTGTCGCATTGGTCATTCCAGAACTGAAAGGTAAATTTGATGGGATCTCGGTCCGCGTTCCGACGCCGAACGTTTCTCTCGTAGACGTCGTGATGAACGTCGAAAAGGAAACCTCGACCGAGGAAGTTAATCAGGTGCTCAAGGACGCGGCAAATGGCGAGCTCAAAGGCATTCTCGCCTTTTCTGAGGAACCGCTCGTTTCGATCGATTTCCGCGGTAACCCGAATTCCTCGATCGTCGACGCCGAGAACACAAAGGTCATTGGCGGCACCTGCATCAAGGTACTTTCGTGGTACGACAACGAATGGGGCTATTCCTGCCGCGTTCGCGACCTGGTCAAGTACATTGCAGCAAAGGGACTCTAA
- the argB gene encoding acetylglutamate kinase, whose amino-acid sequence MNIESLDLLREALPYIQRFQGKTFVVKFSGKVTEDRENLASLAEELALLYQVGIRVCVVHGGGKQLAELAQKLGVVQTVIEGRRVTDDDTLDLAKMIFRGKINTEILAQLRRRGIDAVGLSGVDGGVIKAVRRPPKNVLNKESGIIESVDYGNVGDIVEVDTHLLELLLSGNYLPVISSLGADDDGKVFNINADTIAAEIAVSLKAEKLILLSDVNGIYLDPNDETTKLDRLTTVEAFKMIKSGKATGGMIPKLQSLTSLLSRGVGSAHVIGGSVRNALLAEVFTDEGTGTMVTA is encoded by the coding sequence CGATTTCAAGGCAAGACATTTGTTGTAAAGTTTTCCGGCAAAGTGACGGAAGACCGTGAGAACCTCGCATCGCTTGCCGAAGAACTTGCGCTACTGTACCAGGTCGGAATTCGTGTCTGCGTCGTCCACGGCGGCGGGAAACAGCTTGCGGAGCTTGCGCAGAAGCTAGGTGTAGTGCAAACCGTGATCGAGGGCCGCAGAGTTACGGATGACGACACGCTAGACCTTGCAAAGATGATCTTTCGGGGGAAAATAAACACCGAGATCCTCGCTCAGCTTCGCCGTCGCGGCATCGATGCGGTGGGACTTTCCGGCGTGGACGGCGGCGTGATCAAGGCGGTTAGGCGGCCGCCGAAGAATGTCCTGAACAAAGAGTCCGGGATCATCGAGTCTGTCGATTATGGAAACGTCGGCGATATAGTTGAGGTCGATACGCATCTGCTCGAGCTTCTTCTTAGTGGCAACTATCTTCCCGTTATCTCCTCGCTTGGAGCTGACGATGACGGAAAGGTGTTCAATATCAATGCTGACACGATTGCGGCCGAGATCGCCGTATCTTTGAAAGCCGAAAAGCTGATCCTCCTTTCCGACGTGAACGGCATCTATCTCGACCCCAACGATGAGACGACAAAGCTCGATCGTCTAACAACGGTAGAAGCTTTCAAAATGATCAAGAGCGGCAAAGCAACTGGCGGAATGATACCCAAGCTGCAAAGCCTGACGTCTTTGCTGAGCCGCGGGGTCGGCTCGGCCCACGTGATCGGCGGCTCCGTTCGAAATGCCCTCCTCGCCGAGGTCTTTACCGACGAGGGCACGGGAACGATGGTGACCGCATAA
- a CDS encoding phosphoglycerate kinase, translating to MNKKSIKDIDIKGKTVFIRVDFNVPIKDGKIEDDTRIRGALPTIKYAIEQGAKIVLASHLGRPLKDKKKAEEKGTPYDPAKYTLRPVAERLAALLEKKVAFEGDDINAQIASLESGDVLMRENLRLDGGEEKNDVEFAKKLSEGIDVYVNDAFGTAHRAHASTEGITHHVETCVAGLLMEKELEFLGKALNSPERPFVAILGGAKVSDKIPVIESLIERKVDKLLIGGAMAYTFFKAQGYTVGKSLVEDEMMPKALELEEMAKAAGVEILLPTDHQVVDSYDPLNSRKAIQIEFTNAGLVGLDIGPDTAAVFANALEGAKTIVWNGPMGMFEEKPFDEGTIAIAKAVAEATEKGATSIVGGGDSVAAINQAGLADKISHISTGGGATLEFLAGDVLPGVAALDDK from the coding sequence ATGAATAAAAAGAGTATCAAGGACATAGACATAAAAGGGAAGACCGTCTTTATCCGGGTTGATTTCAACGTCCCGATCAAGGACGGCAAGATCGAAGACGATACGCGTATTCGCGGGGCGTTGCCGACGATCAAATATGCGATCGAGCAAGGTGCAAAGATCGTGCTTGCTTCGCATCTCGGACGGCCATTGAAAGATAAGAAGAAAGCGGAAGAAAAGGGAACACCTTACGATCCGGCGAAGTATACCCTGCGGCCGGTCGCTGAACGACTCGCTGCTTTGCTCGAGAAGAAAGTTGCGTTCGAGGGCGACGACATCAATGCCCAGATCGCCTCCCTTGAATCGGGCGACGTATTGATGCGCGAAAATCTGCGGCTCGATGGCGGCGAGGAAAAGAATGACGTCGAGTTCGCTAAAAAACTCTCAGAGGGTATCGACGTTTATGTAAACGATGCTTTCGGCACCGCTCATCGCGCTCACGCTTCAACCGAGGGCATCACGCATCACGTCGAGACATGTGTCGCGGGCCTGCTGATGGAAAAAGAACTTGAGTTTCTGGGCAAAGCTCTCAACAGCCCCGAGCGGCCATTCGTTGCAATCCTCGGCGGCGCAAAGGTCTCGGACAAGATTCCGGTCATCGAGTCGCTTATCGAGCGAAAGGTCGATAAGCTTCTTATCGGCGGAGCGATGGCATATACCTTTTTCAAGGCGCAGGGTTACACCGTCGGCAAGTCGCTTGTCGAGGATGAGATGATGCCTAAGGCTCTTGAGCTTGAGGAGATGGCGAAGGCTGCGGGAGTTGAGATATTGCTACCGACGGATCATCAGGTTGTCGATTCCTATGACCCGCTAAATTCCCGCAAGGCGATACAGATCGAATTCACGAACGCCGGGCTTGTCGGTCTCGATATTGGCCCTGATACGGCCGCCGTCTTTGCCAATGCACTCGAGGGCGCCAAGACGATAGTCTGGAACGGCCCGATGGGAATGTTCGAGGAAAAGCCTTTCGATGAAGGGACGATCGCGATCGCCAAAGCGGTTGCCGAAGCGACGGAGAAAGGGGCGACCTCGATCGTCGGCGGTGGAGATTCTGTCGCGGCGATCAATCAGGCCGGACTTGCAGACAAGATCTCGCATATCTCGACCGGCGGCGGAGCGACACTCGAATTTCTGGCCGGCGATGTTCTGCCGGGCGTCGCGGCTTTGGATGACAAATAG
- a CDS encoding triose-phosphate isomerase: protein MRKPVIAGNWKMYKLLGEAVDTALALKPLVANVSHCEVVIAPVFTALKTVADRIEGSNIRIAAQDCAIQNEFGAHTGEVTPAMLKDAGCSHVIIGHSERRQFYGETDDNVNRKTQAALGAGLTAIVCVGEHLNEREAGNAESLVAGQLAGGLAGLTADDMERIIIAYEPVWAIGTGKTATPEQAQEMHAHIRREVARSHGEKSAENVRILYGGSVKPDNIGRLMSMADIDGALVGGASLEAESFAKIVNYQASA, encoded by the coding sequence ATGAGAAAACCCGTAATTGCCGGAAATTGGAAGATGTATAAGCTGCTCGGGGAGGCGGTCGATACGGCCCTCGCGCTTAAGCCGCTCGTCGCAAACGTCTCGCATTGCGAGGTCGTGATCGCCCCGGTCTTTACGGCGCTGAAAACCGTTGCAGACCGGATTGAGGGCTCGAATATTCGCATCGCCGCTCAAGATTGTGCGATCCAGAATGAATTCGGAGCACACACCGGCGAGGTCACACCAGCGATGCTTAAGGACGCGGGCTGCTCACACGTCATCATCGGCCACAGCGAGCGGCGGCAGTTTTACGGCGAGACGGACGACAATGTGAATCGTAAAACGCAAGCGGCTCTCGGTGCCGGATTAACGGCGATAGTTTGTGTTGGTGAGCACCTTAACGAAAGGGAAGCGGGCAACGCTGAATCACTCGTCGCGGGGCAACTCGCGGGCGGGCTCGCGGGTTTGACAGCCGATGATATGGAACGTATCATAATCGCTTACGAGCCTGTTTGGGCGATCGGGACGGGTAAAACCGCCACGCCGGAACAGGCTCAAGAAATGCACGCTCATATCCGCCGCGAGGTCGCGAGATCGCACGGCGAGAAGTCCGCCGAAAATGTCAGAATACTATACGGCGGTTCGGTCAAACCGGACAATATCGGTAGATTGATGTCGATGGCGGATATTGATGGTGCTCTTGTCGGCGGGGCAAGCCTTGAGGCCGAAAGTTTTGCAAAGATCGTAAATTATCAGGCATCAGCTTGA
- the secG gene encoding preprotein translocase subunit SecG → MIYVLYTLFFISCFVLIATVLLQPGKTDAGALFTSNISSSAFNPRGTATILSKMTIAAASVFMVSAFLLSLPALRGGVSVLDTVAEPVTETTAPAAVTDANTNAAPATNANVESPAANASQPAASPNAEETGQEQPAANN, encoded by the coding sequence TTGATCTACGTTCTCTATACATTGTTTTTCATCTCGTGCTTTGTGCTGATAGCGACGGTTTTGCTTCAGCCGGGGAAGACCGATGCTGGTGCGCTCTTTACGAGCAACATATCGAGTTCGGCGTTCAACCCGCGCGGAACGGCAACTATCCTTTCGAAGATGACCATTGCCGCAGCATCGGTGTTTATGGTCTCGGCGTTTCTGCTCTCGTTGCCGGCACTTCGCGGAGGGGTTTCTGTGCTCGATACGGTCGCTGAACCCGTTACCGAGACCACGGCTCCAGCCGCTGTCACGGATGCAAACACGAATGCCGCTCCGGCCACGAACGCAAATGTGGAGTCGCCCGCGGCGAACGCTTCTCAGCCCGCGGCTAGTCCAAATGCCGAAGAGACCGGCCAAGAACAACCGGCCGCGAACAACTAG
- a CDS encoding glycosyltransferase family 2 protein, translating to MKISACIIVFNEEQNIRGLCETVAWADEIVIVDSDSGDRTAEIAREFTKNVFNREFRGFKDKHEFADSKASGDWIFWIDADERVTDELKAEIEALKARSDEELPDGFRIARLTEYLGKWIEHSGWYPDYQMRLYRKSVSFWDGIAPHQTAQVPGRVETLKGELLHYTKQDLAEHHRVTESYATLAAEHLFEQGRVATGTTIFFSTIAAFLRTFIVKQGFRDGIRGLIIAIFTAYGVFLKYAKLWELGQKK from the coding sequence GTGAAGATCTCCGCCTGTATCATCGTTTTCAACGAAGAACAGAACATCCGCGGCCTTTGCGAGACGGTCGCCTGGGCCGACGAGATCGTCATCGTCGATTCTGATTCAGGGGATCGTACCGCGGAGATCGCCCGTGAATTTACGAAAAACGTTTTCAATCGGGAGTTCCGGGGCTTCAAGGATAAACACGAGTTTGCCGATTCGAAGGCGAGCGGCGACTGGATCTTCTGGATTGACGCGGACGAACGCGTAACGGACGAATTGAAGGCTGAGATCGAGGCGTTGAAAGCAAGGAGTGACGAAGAACTTCCTGACGGCTTTCGCATTGCCCGGCTGACCGAATATCTGGGCAAATGGATAGAGCACTCCGGTTGGTATCCGGACTACCAGATGCGGCTTTATCGAAAGTCGGTTAGCTTTTGGGACGGCATTGCTCCGCACCAAACAGCTCAAGTTCCGGGTCGCGTCGAGACGCTAAAGGGCGAGCTCTTGCATTACACAAAGCAGGACCTCGCCGAGCATCATCGGGTAACGGAAAGTTATGCGACGCTCGCGGCTGAGCATCTCTTCGAACAAGGAAGAGTAGCGACCGGAACCACGATATTCTTTTCGACGATCGCGGCGTTTCTTCGGACGTTCATCGTCAAGCAAGGCTTTCGCGACGGCATCCGCGGGCTTATCATCGCAATTTTTACCGCGTATGGCGTTTTTCTCAAATACGCGAAGCTCTGGGAACTCGGGCAGAAGAAATAG
- a CDS encoding TolC family protein, which translates to MTRSKELKTLILTSAASFLLFSTNVAGQEPGGAEPKLEPVAAVNPVPVKTVDSTPSVVAESAAKRAEIDLTRPGVQQTDPFSLSLQEAIRMALESNNTIAIVRDDVRISEQRVRGIRGFYDPVFSATPTYNRNSTTGSTATNDFTVNSSLTQELMTGANYSVFLNNSRTESAFSQAQVSSGAITTGSSAIYSSNYGIRLTQPLLRNLSIDGNRRNLKIARRQLQQSDADFRRQTIDTIALVQRTYWDLVFALRDQQNRQANLELTRENLRQVEARIAAGAAAPLAKAEVETELANREGDLLLATQQVSTIENNLKALVLREATGPEWARTIVPTDRPALDLAPVAMDDAVRDAMANRYELQRLKLAQDINAIDRKYFKNQTRPQVDLNGSFSLSGFARGGPNEAITTNFFTSLQDVALLNAINSTRASIPGLDPIPNPSVTFPASPSFLSGGFNRSLANTLRGDAPNYSIGVTISFPIGNRTAKANLATSEIEREQLDARLRSQEQTVIVEVRNAVQALDIARQRILIARRARENAEIQLEGERRLFEAGRSTTFLLFQRENALTNARNAEIRAETDYNKAVADLQKATSTTFTANNIEVVSPTDDN; encoded by the coding sequence ATGACGAGATCAAAAGAACTCAAGACCCTCATACTCACATCAGCTGCGAGTTTTCTATTATTCTCCACCAATGTCGCAGGACAAGAACCCGGCGGAGCTGAACCAAAACTTGAACCGGTTGCGGCGGTAAATCCCGTACCGGTAAAGACAGTTGATTCCACGCCATCCGTTGTGGCTGAGTCAGCCGCAAAGCGTGCGGAAATCGACCTTACGCGGCCCGGCGTCCAACAAACGGACCCGTTTTCGCTTTCGCTGCAGGAAGCAATTCGAATGGCTCTGGAAAGCAACAACACCATCGCGATCGTTCGCGACGACGTGCGGATAAGCGAACAGCGCGTCCGGGGTATTCGAGGTTTTTACGATCCTGTCTTTTCAGCGACGCCGACCTACAATCGAAATTCGACAACCGGCTCGACCGCGACAAACGATTTCACCGTGAATTCCAGCCTCACGCAAGAGTTGATGACCGGTGCGAACTACAGCGTCTTTCTCAACAATTCACGAACCGAGAGCGCGTTTAGCCAGGCACAGGTCAGTTCAGGCGCGATCACGACCGGCAGCAGTGCGATCTATTCATCCAATTACGGCATAAGGCTAACCCAGCCTTTGCTTCGTAACCTTTCAATTGACGGCAATCGACGAAATCTGAAGATTGCTCGCCGACAGTTGCAGCAATCTGACGCAGACTTCCGCCGGCAAACCATAGACACCATCGCCCTTGTTCAGCGGACATATTGGGATCTGGTTTTCGCACTTCGCGACCAGCAGAACAGGCAGGCAAATCTCGAACTGACGCGTGAAAATCTCCGCCAGGTCGAGGCTAGAATTGCCGCCGGAGCTGCTGCCCCCTTAGCAAAGGCCGAGGTGGAAACTGAGTTAGCCAATCGGGAAGGCGATCTCTTACTTGCAACTCAACAAGTATCGACGATCGAAAACAATCTCAAAGCGTTGGTACTTCGCGAAGCGACCGGCCCTGAATGGGCAAGGACGATCGTGCCAACGGACCGTCCGGCGCTCGATCTTGCCCCGGTGGCAATGGATGATGCAGTGAGGGACGCGATGGCGAACCGTTACGAGCTTCAACGGCTAAAGCTCGCCCAGGACATAAATGCGATCGACCGCAAATATTTCAAGAATCAAACCCGCCCGCAGGTCGATCTCAATGGCAGCTTCTCGCTTTCGGGTTTTGCACGCGGAGGGCCGAACGAAGCGATCACGACGAATTTCTTTACGTCGCTTCAGGATGTAGCCCTTCTGAATGCGATCAACAGCACACGAGCGTCGATTCCGGGCCTCGATCCGATCCCCAATCCGTCGGTTACATTCCCTGCGAGCCCATCGTTTCTTTCGGGTGGATTCAATCGCTCGCTGGCAAACACATTACGCGGCGATGCACCTAACTACTCGATCGGCGTCACGATCTCGTTCCCGATCGGCAACCGAACAGCAAAGGCTAATCTCGCCACTTCGGAGATCGAGCGTGAACAGCTCGACGCACGCCTTCGCTCACAGGAGCAGACAGTGATCGTAGAGGTTCGTAATGCCGTTCAGGCTCTTGACATCGCCCGCCAGCGAATACTCATCGCCCGCCGAGCTCGCGAGAATGCCGAGATTCAGCTCGAGGGCGAGCGGCGTCTTTTCGAGGCAGGCCGGTCAACGACATTTCTTCTTTTCCAGCGTGAAAATGCATTGACCAATGCTCGTAATGCTGAGATCCGGGCCGAGACCGATTACAATAAAGCCGTTGCCGATCTGCAAAAGGCAACCTCGACGACCTTTACAGCAAACAACATCGAAGTCGTCTCACCCACGGATGACAACTAA